A single window of Microbispora hainanensis DNA harbors:
- a CDS encoding Hsp70 family protein produces MGDWSLAIDFGTCFTCAAIRVGEQVEVLETDSGRYTPSLVYRDESGELLTGRRAASQAETFPARVARVPKRELVNRSPVLLGGAVVDAEDLAAAVLSTMAGEALRRSGGVPPQEVVLTHPAAWTSDDIAALGEAAKRAHLPSARFVPEPVAAAAFYTQREDIPAGAHVAVYDLGGGTFDVAVLRRTTTGFDVIAQGGNDRIGGEDFDEALHELVAGHATTLDPAAWQDFTQATGLRATRDRALLRRDITEAKELLSDTTIRQVIVGDLTVSVTRTEFEAAIMEDLRATITTFQDVVTRAGFTLNDLTAVYLTGGSSRIPLVSDLLSHHLGRTPDLAADPKAVVALGALSWAVRPSLPEPMHLTAYATLTCFAGPVGRVAFSPDGTILATPDVNNLVRLWDVSHGAEPRLSCAFIADHNGGTFDLEFAPAGTIIATTGGDSNVYLYEVGNPEQILQLAELADALDEFTNHTDLVEDVAFSSDGTRMATASRDKTVLLWDITAIHSPRRLATFIQENDEVNGVAFSPDGRILATAGKDGTATLWRISDGGFEGGLYALTYKGPVLSVAFSPVGTILSVGGADPEARVQLWDVSSTNPRPLAILGHPAWVRGVAFSPDGTRFATACDDGIVRLWDVGSLDRPSAILEGHTDWVRGVTFSPDGTTLATSAKDGTVRLWAVGDC; encoded by the coding sequence ATGGGTGACTGGTCGCTGGCGATCGATTTCGGTACGTGTTTCACCTGCGCGGCGATCCGGGTCGGGGAGCAGGTGGAGGTCCTGGAGACCGACAGTGGCCGATACACGCCATCCCTGGTCTACCGGGACGAGTCCGGCGAGCTGCTGACCGGCCGCCGGGCCGCCAGCCAGGCGGAGACCTTCCCCGCCCGGGTCGCCCGGGTCCCCAAACGGGAACTCGTGAACCGATCCCCCGTGCTGCTCGGCGGCGCCGTGGTCGACGCCGAAGACCTCGCGGCCGCCGTCCTGTCCACCATGGCAGGCGAGGCACTACGCCGCTCCGGCGGCGTCCCACCCCAGGAAGTCGTGCTCACCCACCCCGCCGCCTGGACATCCGACGACATCGCAGCGTTGGGCGAAGCCGCGAAACGAGCACACCTGCCGTCCGCCCGGTTCGTCCCCGAACCCGTGGCCGCCGCCGCCTTCTACACCCAGCGTGAGGACATCCCCGCCGGGGCGCACGTCGCCGTCTACGACCTCGGCGGCGGAACCTTCGACGTGGCCGTGCTCCGCCGTACGACCACCGGATTCGACGTCATCGCCCAAGGCGGCAACGACCGCATCGGCGGCGAAGACTTCGACGAAGCCCTGCACGAACTGGTCGCCGGCCACGCGACGACACTCGACCCGGCCGCCTGGCAGGACTTCACCCAGGCCACCGGACTACGCGCCACCCGCGACCGCGCCCTGCTGCGACGCGACATCACCGAAGCCAAGGAACTGCTCTCGGACACGACCATCCGGCAGGTCATCGTCGGAGACCTGACGGTAAGCGTGACACGCACCGAGTTCGAAGCTGCGATCATGGAGGACCTGCGCGCGACGATCACCACATTCCAAGATGTGGTGACCAGAGCGGGCTTCACGCTCAACGACCTGACCGCCGTCTACCTCACCGGCGGCTCCAGCCGCATCCCCCTCGTCAGCGACCTGCTCAGCCACCACCTCGGACGCACCCCCGACCTCGCAGCCGACCCCAAAGCCGTCGTTGCCCTCGGCGCGCTCAGCTGGGCCGTCCGGCCATCTCTACCAGAACCCATGCACCTGACTGCTTACGCCACCTTGACCTGTTTCGCCGGGCCGGTCGGCCGTGTGGCGTTCAGCCCTGACGGGACCATCCTCGCCACGCCGGATGTCAATAATCTCGTGAGACTGTGGGATGTCTCCCATGGCGCTGAGCCTCGGCTTTCCTGCGCCTTTATCGCCGATCATAACGGCGGGACCTTCGACCTGGAATTTGCTCCCGCCGGCACCATTATCGCCACTACGGGTGGCGATTCAAATGTCTATCTCTACGAGGTCGGCAACCCAGAGCAGATCTTGCAACTGGCCGAACTCGCCGACGCCCTGGACGAATTCACCAACCACACCGACCTGGTCGAGGATGTGGCGTTCAGCTCTGATGGGACCAGGATGGCCACGGCGAGCCGCGATAAAACCGTGCTGCTATGGGATATCACGGCCATCCACAGCCCCCGCCGTCTGGCCACTTTCATCCAGGAGAATGATGAGGTCAACGGGGTGGCGTTCAGTCCCGATGGCCGCATTCTCGCAACCGCCGGCAAGGATGGCACCGCCACTCTTTGGAGAATCTCCGACGGAGGATTCGAAGGAGGCCTGTACGCGTTGACATATAAAGGCCCGGTCCTGAGCGTGGCGTTCAGCCCCGTCGGAACCATTCTCTCGGTGGGAGGAGCCGACCCTGAGGCGCGGGTCCAATTGTGGGATGTCAGCTCGACAAACCCACGGCCCCTGGCCATTCTCGGCCACCCCGCCTGGGTCAGGGGTGTGGCATTCAGTCCCGACGGCACCAGGTTCGCCACCGCCTGCGACGACGGCATCGTCCGGCTGTGGGATGTCGGCAGCCTCGATCGGCCTTCAGCGATCCTCGAAGGCCACACCGACTGGGTCAGGGGCGTGACGTTCAGCCCCGACGGCACCACCCTCGCCACCTCGGCCAAGGACGGAACGGTGCGCTTGTGGGCCGTCGGGGACTGCTGA
- a CDS encoding PQQ-binding-like beta-propeller repeat protein: protein MAGWTLAIDFGTCFTTVATAEGGRVEIVEIENSRYLPSLVCLGEDGGLMVGRAAVSRAAVHPELAEPVPKRALLGAPYVRLGHRDVAVIEVVAAVLAKASGEAVRRRGGRAPGAVVMTHPAAWGETERALLSRAAERAGLCHPRLGRPSFMAEPVAAAARYATDSLPVGGHVAVFDFGGGTLDTAVLRRTATGFELAGPPGGDPHLGGLDLDEALLALVEEEAARVDPQAWDALVTGDSLRSKRARAQLRRDITEAKEALSDHLSHSIVPDGFSAPIRISRAAFEARIDNLLARGVAELLITVEQAGITPADLAAVYLTGGSSRVPRVAYLVADMLGVTPAVQDDPKCVVVLGALQDMAPAPTAVPRLRILTPQTAYQTGRVPPEPAPARPAARTALPWKATHGADGRVLAAREGSVYVGGTRITAYDSEAGIPVWSSRDTPPLERLALSGNTLYGRAGDVLLALDAGSGDPRWAYRASGTVVPAGDVVYIHEPGRLLALGADNGRPVWHRSAGAYGIADPGEGVVYAAERVEVTALDTKTGEALWRFRRASRAAPAVLGGVLYGTGDGKLFALDAGTGELLWEAASGPGAPVLSDDTVIVAGGGRVSSYDPRTGRLRWKATTSTPAALPPSAGSGVVCVREDTGCLCLDAADGRVRWRARGIRGVPIIAADAVYAVVTSPGHTSLAALGLASGATRWAIDFGRAAVAEPLLMDGLLHTLTATTGSTSTVLAIDAATGRI, encoded by the coding sequence GTGGCCGGGTGGACGCTCGCCATCGACTTCGGGACCTGTTTCACCACGGTCGCCACGGCCGAGGGCGGCCGCGTGGAGATCGTCGAGATCGAGAACAGCCGCTACCTGCCCTCGCTCGTCTGCCTGGGTGAGGACGGCGGTCTCATGGTGGGCCGCGCCGCCGTCAGCCGTGCCGCCGTCCACCCCGAGCTCGCCGAGCCGGTGCCGAAGCGCGCCCTGCTCGGCGCGCCGTACGTCCGGCTCGGCCACCGCGACGTGGCCGTGATCGAGGTCGTCGCGGCGGTGCTGGCCAAGGCGAGCGGCGAGGCCGTACGGCGTCGCGGGGGGCGGGCGCCCGGCGCGGTGGTCATGACCCATCCGGCCGCCTGGGGAGAGACCGAGCGTGCGCTGCTGTCCCGGGCCGCGGAGCGAGCCGGGCTGTGCCATCCGAGACTGGGCCGCCCGAGCTTCATGGCCGAGCCGGTCGCCGCCGCGGCACGATACGCGACAGACTCGTTGCCCGTGGGCGGCCACGTCGCGGTGTTCGACTTCGGGGGCGGCACGCTCGACACGGCCGTGCTTCGCCGTACGGCCACCGGGTTCGAACTGGCCGGGCCGCCGGGCGGCGACCCGCACCTCGGCGGTCTGGACCTCGACGAGGCGCTGCTCGCGCTGGTCGAGGAGGAGGCGGCCCGCGTGGACCCGCAGGCGTGGGACGCGCTCGTGACCGGCGACTCCCTCCGCTCGAAACGCGCCCGAGCGCAGCTCCGCCGCGACATCACCGAGGCGAAGGAGGCGCTGTCGGACCACCTGTCGCACAGCATCGTGCCAGACGGGTTCTCCGCGCCGATCCGGATCTCTCGCGCCGCCTTCGAAGCCAGGATCGACAACCTCCTCGCCCGTGGGGTGGCGGAGTTGCTGATCACTGTCGAACAGGCCGGGATCACCCCGGCGGACCTCGCGGCCGTCTACCTGACCGGCGGCTCCAGCCGGGTTCCCCGGGTCGCCTATCTCGTCGCGGACATGCTGGGCGTCACACCCGCGGTCCAGGACGACCCGAAGTGCGTGGTCGTGCTCGGCGCGTTGCAGGACATGGCCCCGGCGCCCACCGCCGTACCGCGCCTCCGGATCCTGACCCCGCAGACCGCCTACCAGACGGGCCGCGTGCCGCCCGAGCCCGCACCCGCACGTCCGGCGGCGCGCACGGCGCTGCCCTGGAAGGCGACACACGGCGCGGACGGGCGCGTGCTCGCAGCCCGAGAGGGGTCCGTCTACGTGGGCGGCACCCGGATCACCGCGTACGACTCCGAGGCCGGCATCCCGGTGTGGAGCAGCCGCGACACGCCGCCGCTCGAGCGGCTCGCTCTGTCCGGGAACACGCTCTATGGCCGGGCCGGCGACGTCCTCCTCGCGCTCGACGCCGGGAGCGGAGACCCGCGCTGGGCCTATCGCGCGTCCGGAACCGTGGTGCCCGCGGGCGACGTCGTCTACATCCACGAACCCGGCCGGCTGCTCGCGCTCGGCGCGGACAACGGACGTCCGGTTTGGCACCGTTCCGCCGGCGCGTACGGCATCGCCGACCCAGGCGAGGGGGTCGTCTATGCAGCGGAACGCGTTGAGGTGACCGCCCTCGACACCAAGACCGGCGAGGCGTTGTGGCGGTTCCGCCGCGCCTCGCGTGCGGCTCCCGCCGTGCTCGGCGGCGTCCTGTACGGCACCGGCGACGGGAAGCTGTTCGCCCTGGACGCGGGGACCGGGGAGCTGCTGTGGGAGGCGGCGAGCGGGCCGGGGGCACCCGTCCTGTCGGACGACACGGTCATCGTCGCGGGAGGTGGCCGGGTCTCGTCGTACGATCCGCGGACCGGGCGGCTCCGGTGGAAGGCGACGACGAGCACGCCGGCTGCGCTGCCGCCGTCAGCCGGATCCGGCGTCGTCTGCGTCCGCGAGGACACCGGCTGCCTCTGTCTGGACGCCGCCGACGGCCGGGTCCGCTGGCGTGCACGCGGCATACGCGGTGTCCCCATCATCGCCGCCGACGCGGTCTACGCCGTCGTGACGAGCCCCGGTCATACGTCCCTGGCCGCCCTCGGCCTGGCGAGCGGGGCTACCCGTTGGGCGATCGACTTCGGGCGGGCGGCGGTGGCCGAGCCGCTCCTCATGGACGGCCTGCTGCACACGCTGACCGCCACGACCGGGTCGACCTCGACGGTCCTGGCGATCGACGCGGCCACCGGCCGGATCTGA
- a CDS encoding Crp/Fnr family transcriptional regulator: MGTGRHFDAGAPLVRSGELGTDVSLLLDGCVKVTADSRDGRPILLAVRVFGDLIGELAALDQEPRSATVIAAVATRTRVLDRKTFLDFVEARPAVAKTLQRSIVRKLRMSTRYRIDLSGAPVAVRVARILDQLASSYGRTDSGLVHIDVPLTQTEMAALVGAAVPSVQRALAELRHDGLISTSRKHFAIRDIEALRRLAR, encoded by the coding sequence TTGGGAACCGGCCGGCACTTCGACGCGGGCGCCCCTCTGGTGCGTTCCGGAGAACTGGGCACTGATGTGTCGCTGCTGCTGGACGGGTGTGTCAAGGTCACCGCGGACTCCAGGGACGGGCGGCCCATCCTGCTCGCCGTACGAGTCTTCGGCGACCTGATCGGCGAGTTGGCCGCCCTCGACCAGGAGCCACGCTCGGCCACCGTGATCGCCGCGGTGGCCACCCGGACCCGCGTCCTGGACCGGAAGACATTCCTCGACTTCGTCGAGGCCCGGCCTGCCGTCGCTAAGACGCTGCAACGTTCCATCGTGCGCAAGCTGCGTATGTCCACCCGGTATCGGATCGACCTCAGCGGGGCTCCCGTCGCCGTACGGGTCGCCCGGATCCTCGATCAGCTGGCCAGTTCGTACGGCCGGACCGATTCCGGTCTGGTTCACATCGACGTGCCGCTCACGCAGACTGAGATGGCCGCACTCGTGGGCGCCGCCGTCCCCAGCGTTCAACGCGCACTGGCCGAGCTCCGGCATGACGGCTTGATTTCCACCAGCCGCAAGCACTTCGCGATCCGGGACATCGAGGCATTGCGGAGGCTGGCGCGATGA
- a CDS encoding sigma-70 family RNA polymerase sigma factor encodes MLAELLLLTELTDEELVQRCTRGDRLAFNELAHRHQQRMYSICRRITCDEQDAKDALQEALIAAWRHIRNFEGRAHIGTWLYRVATNAAIDEVRRKARRPAPSGDMVPRLGDSSPLEDAVSDRMAVDWAMAKIPPQFRAAVVLREFCGLSYQTIAEIRDIPIDTVKSQISRGRQALVELLKMT; translated from the coding sequence ATGCTCGCTGAGCTGCTCCTCCTCACAGAGCTGACCGACGAGGAGTTGGTGCAGCGTTGCACGCGAGGTGACCGCCTGGCCTTCAACGAGCTGGCCCATCGGCACCAGCAGCGGATGTACTCCATCTGCCGGCGAATCACCTGCGATGAGCAGGATGCCAAGGACGCACTGCAGGAAGCCCTGATCGCCGCCTGGCGGCATATCAGAAACTTCGAGGGGAGAGCGCACATCGGCACCTGGCTGTACCGGGTCGCCACGAACGCCGCAATCGACGAGGTTCGCAGAAAGGCGCGGCGCCCGGCGCCGTCGGGCGACATGGTTCCCAGGCTCGGCGACTCGTCCCCACTGGAGGACGCCGTGAGCGACCGCATGGCGGTCGACTGGGCCATGGCGAAGATCCCGCCACAGTTCCGCGCGGCGGTCGTCCTCCGCGAATTCTGCGGCCTGTCCTACCAGACGATAGCCGAGATTCGGGACATACCAATCGATACCGTCAAGTCGCAGATATCCAGGGGACGGCAGGCGCTCGTCGAACTCCTCAAAATGACCTGA
- a CDS encoding IS3 family transposase (programmed frameshift) codes for MPAPRKYPQELRERAVRMVFEVRRQTGGAPGAIARVADQLGVHREALRGWVRQAEIDEGQRPGTSTADAQRIAELEREVRELRRANEILKAAAGFFRGRTRPTAAQVVAFIDAHRGAFGVEPICQVLQVATSTYYAAKSRPPSARAVRDAQLMAEITTVWNENFEVYGVRKMWKELNRRGTRVARCTVARLMKRLGLAGAVRGDHKRPTTTIPDALIDRPADLVKRDFTAPSPNRLWVADLTYIPTASGFVYAALVIDAFSRMIVGWRLADHLRTDLALDALEMAIWRRGDGRRLEGLVHHSDRGCQYLSIRYTERLSGAGAVCSVGSRGDSYDNALAESTIGLYKTELIHRRGPWNGLDDVEIATMEWVDWYNNRRLHSACNDLPPAEFETHYRTQTAPAILTPAS; via the exons ATGCCAGCCCCGAGGAAGTATCCCCAAGAGCTTCGCGAGCGCGCGGTCCGGATGGTGTTTGAGGTTCGCCGGCAGACCGGCGGTGCCCCCGGCGCGATCGCCCGGGTGGCCGATCAGCTCGGTGTTCACCGCGAGGCGCTGCGCGGGTGGGTGCGCCAGGCCGAGATCGACGAGGGACAGCGTCCCGGCACCTCGACCGCTGATGCGCAGCGGATCGCCGAGCTGGAGCGTGAGGTGCGCGAGCTGCGCCGCGCCAACGAGATCCTCAAGGCCGCGGCCG GCTTTTTTCGCGGCCGAACTCGACCCACGGCCGCCCAGGTAGTCGCCTTCATCGACGCTCACCGCGGCGCTTTCGGCGTCGAGCCGATCTGCCAAGTGTTGCAGGTGGCGACGTCGACGTACTACGCGGCCAAGTCCCGCCCGCCCTCCGCGAGGGCGGTGCGGGACGCCCAGCTCATGGCCGAGATCACCACGGTGTGGAACGAGAACTTCGAGGTGTATGGCGTGCGCAAGATGTGGAAAGAGCTCAACCGGCGCGGCACCCGCGTGGCCCGCTGTACCGTGGCCCGGCTGATGAAGCGCCTGGGGCTTGCCGGGGCGGTGCGCGGGGATCACAAGCGGCCCACGACAACGATCCCCGATGCTCTCATTGACCGGCCCGCCGACCTGGTCAAACGCGACTTCACCGCCCCCTCCCCCAACCGGTTGTGGGTCGCCGACCTGACCTACATCCCCACCGCGTCGGGGTTCGTGTACGCGGCGCTGGTGATCGACGCGTTCTCGCGGATGATCGTCGGCTGGCGTCTGGCCGATCATCTGCGCACCGACCTGGCGCTGGACGCCCTGGAGATGGCCATCTGGCGCCGCGGAGACGGACGGCGGCTGGAAGGGCTGGTGCACCACTCCGACCGCGGCTGCCAGTATCTGTCGATTCGCTACACCGAGCGCCTGTCGGGTGCCGGGGCGGTCTGCTCGGTCGGCTCCCGTGGGGACAGCTATGACAACGCCCTGGCCGAAAGCACCATCGGGCTGTACAAGACCGAGCTGATCCACCGGCGCGGCCCGTGGAACGGCCTGGACGACGTCGAGATCGCCACCATGGAATGGGTCGACTGGTACAACAACCGGCGCCTCCACAGCGCCTGCAACGACCTCCCACCAGCCGAATTCGAGACCCACTACCGAACCCAAACCGCCCCGGCTATCCTCACCCCAGCCAGCTAA
- a CDS encoding tyrosine-type recombinase/integrase — protein sequence MRADVPELAATFIERSTGELALGPPQSKAGRRVVGIPEGIVPALREHLATYVQDDPGALLFPAAKGGPLRRNGFNTRTRWVDVVKQMGLPGLHFHDLRHTGNMLAAESGAGLKDLMARMGHDNVRAANRMSALSQRDSLEACHLRSSNAPALDTQCNLRMPCLTTLGMWS from the coding sequence GTGCGCGCCGACGTGCCCGAACTGGCTGCGACCTTCATCGAGCGCTCCACGGGGGAACTGGCCCTCGGGCCTCCTCAGTCCAAGGCAGGCAGGCGCGTGGTCGGCATCCCCGAGGGCATCGTTCCGGCCCTGCGCGAGCACCTGGCGACCTACGTCCAGGACGATCCGGGCGCGCTCCTCTTCCCCGCTGCCAAGGGCGGCCCGCTGCGGCGTAACGGCTTCAACACCCGTACGCGCTGGGTGGACGTGGTCAAGCAGATGGGCCTCCCTGGCCTTCACTTCCATGATCTGCGTCACACCGGCAACATGCTCGCCGCCGAGTCCGGCGCGGGCCTCAAGGACCTCATGGCCCGGATGGGGCACGACAACGTCCGAGCCGCGAACCGGATGAGTGCGCTGAGCCAGCGTGACAGCCTGGAAGCATGCCATTTGAGGAGTTCGAACGCGCCGGCGCTCGATACGCAGTGCAATTTACGTATGCCTTGCCTGACGACGCTTGGTATGTGGAGCTAA
- the dcd gene encoding dCTP deaminase — MLLSDRDLRAEIESGRVKLDPYDPAMIQPSSIDVRLDRYFRVFENHRYPHIDPSIEQPDLTRQVEPDGDEPFILHPGEFVLASTYEVISLPDDIASRLEGKSSLGRLGLLTHSTAGFIDPGFEGHVTLELSNVATLPIKLWPGMKIGQLCMFRLSSPAEFPYGSDRYGSRYQGQRGPTPSRSFLNFHRTKI, encoded by the coding sequence GTGCTGCTTTCCGATCGTGACCTCCGTGCCGAGATCGAGTCGGGCAGGGTGAAGCTCGACCCGTACGACCCGGCGATGATCCAGCCGTCCAGCATCGACGTACGGCTGGACCGCTACTTCCGGGTGTTCGAGAACCACCGCTACCCGCACATCGACCCGTCGATCGAGCAGCCGGACCTCACCCGGCAGGTGGAGCCGGACGGCGACGAGCCGTTCATCCTGCATCCGGGGGAGTTCGTGCTGGCCAGCACGTACGAGGTGATCAGCCTGCCGGACGACATCGCCTCGCGGCTGGAGGGCAAGTCGAGTCTGGGCCGGCTGGGCCTGCTGACGCACTCGACGGCCGGCTTCATCGACCCCGGCTTCGAGGGGCATGTCACACTCGAACTGTCCAACGTCGCCACGCTGCCGATCAAACTGTGGCCGGGCATGAAGATCGGTCAGCTCTGTATGTTCCGGCTCAGCTCGCCGGCCGAGTTCCCGTACGGCTCGGACCGGTACGGCTCGCGCTACCAGGGGCAGCGGGGGCCGACGCCGAGCAGGTCGTTCCTGAACTTCCACCGCACCAAGATCTGA
- a CDS encoding DUF47 domain-containing protein, with amino-acid sequence MRLRLTPREDSYYDLFADSANNLVTASRLLVEIISDGSDREGLAEKMRACEHAGDERTHAIMNRLNESFITPFDREDIYRLASNLDDVMDYMEAAADLIVLYQIDHLPKEVVRQVEVLERAAELTADAMPRLRSMQHLNEYWIEINRLENQADQVYRRLLAKLFSGEYDALTVMKMREVIEQLELAADAFEHVANTIETIAVKES; translated from the coding sequence GTGCGCCTGCGTCTCACGCCCCGTGAGGACAGCTACTACGACTTGTTCGCCGACTCGGCGAACAACCTCGTCACCGCATCGCGTCTGCTGGTCGAGATCATCAGCGACGGTTCGGACCGGGAGGGTCTGGCCGAGAAGATGCGCGCCTGCGAACACGCGGGCGACGAGCGCACTCACGCGATCATGAACCGGCTCAACGAGAGCTTCATCACGCCCTTCGACCGTGAGGACATCTACCGCCTCGCGTCGAATCTCGACGACGTGATGGACTACATGGAGGCCGCCGCCGACCTGATCGTCCTCTACCAGATCGACCACCTGCCCAAGGAGGTCGTGCGCCAGGTGGAGGTCCTCGAACGGGCCGCCGAGCTCACGGCGGACGCGATGCCGCGCCTGCGCTCGATGCAGCACCTCAACGAATACTGGATCGAGATCAACCGGCTCGAGAACCAGGCCGACCAGGTCTATCGCAGGCTGCTGGCGAAGCTGTTCAGCGGGGAGTACGACGCCCTCACCGTCATGAAGATGCGTGAGGTCATCGAGCAGCTCGAGCTCGCCGCGGACGCCTTCGAGCACGTCGCGAACACGATCGAGACGATCGCGGTCAAGGAAAGCTAA
- a CDS encoding inorganic phosphate transporter, whose amino-acid sequence MELALVIGVIVIALVFDYTNGFHDAANAIATSVSTRALTPRVALLLAAVMNFIGAHLGTEVAQTVGKGIIDAPDGTHGLLIVGGALIGAIVWNLITWYFGLPSSSSHALIGGLVGSALAASANVHWSGVVEKVVIPMVLSPVIGFVLGGIIMIILLWLFRKSNPHRTSRGFRYIQPVSAAAIALGHGLQDAQKTMGVIFLALVVGGYASPQGGIPEWVITASATAISLGTYSGGWRIMRTMGRRIIHLDPPRGFAAETAASSVLYTAAIGFGAPISTTHTMTSAIMGVGATRRLSAVRWGIAGNIVTAWVLTIPAAAVAAAIGYFILNLVLG is encoded by the coding sequence GTGGAGCTCGCGCTTGTCATCGGCGTGATCGTCATCGCGCTGGTGTTCGACTACACGAACGGTTTCCATGACGCGGCGAACGCCATCGCCACCTCCGTCTCCACCCGCGCGCTGACGCCGCGGGTCGCACTCCTCCTCGCCGCGGTGATGAACTTCATCGGAGCCCATCTCGGCACCGAGGTCGCCCAGACCGTCGGCAAGGGGATCATCGACGCTCCGGACGGCACCCACGGATTGCTCATCGTGGGCGGCGCCCTCATCGGAGCGATCGTCTGGAACCTCATCACCTGGTATTTCGGCCTGCCGTCCTCCAGTAGTCACGCCCTGATCGGCGGGCTGGTCGGCTCCGCCCTCGCCGCCAGCGCGAACGTGCACTGGTCGGGAGTGGTGGAGAAGGTCGTCATCCCCATGGTCCTGTCGCCTGTCATCGGGTTCGTCCTGGGCGGGATCATCATGATCATCCTGCTGTGGCTCTTCCGCAAGTCGAACCCGCACCGCACCAGCCGGGGGTTCCGGTACATCCAGCCGGTGTCGGCGGCCGCCATCGCGCTCGGCCACGGGCTGCAGGACGCGCAGAAGACGATGGGCGTGATCTTCCTGGCGCTCGTCGTCGGCGGATACGCCTCCCCCCAGGGCGGCATTCCCGAGTGGGTCATCACGGCCTCGGCCACGGCGATCTCCCTCGGCACCTACTCCGGCGGCTGGCGCATCATGCGGACGATGGGCAGGCGCATCATCCACCTGGACCCGCCGCGCGGTTTCGCGGCCGAGACGGCGGCGTCGTCGGTCCTCTACACCGCCGCCATCGGGTTCGGCGCCCCGATCTCGACCACGCACACCATGACCTCCGCGATCATGGGTGTGGGCGCCACGCGGCGGTTGTCGGCCGTGCGGTGGGGCATCGCCGGCAACATCGTGACCGCGTGGGTCCTGACGATCCCCGCCGCGGCCGTCGCCGCCGCGATCGGCTACTTCATCCTCAACCTCGTCCTCGGATAG
- the mshD gene encoding mycothiol synthase yields the protein MDLRVEITERLDDEQVAAVLALVETAAEADGVAPLNEHVMLQVRHGAEPGARAVLLYADGSVAGFAHLDPADPEEGPSGELVVHPAFRGRGLGRRLLGEALEASGGGLRLWAHGDLPGAARLAASAGLARVRSLWQMRRPLSEPLPTAALPEGVRLRTFEPGRDEKAWLALNAQAFATHPEQGSWTAADLELREREPWFDPAGFFLAVRGDALAGFHWTKVHAGTPGGDEPIGEVYVVGVAPGERGTGLGRALTLAGLEHLRALGLSQVMLYVDEENTAAVRLYESLGFTRWSTDAMYRR from the coding sequence ATGGACCTACGCGTGGAGATCACGGAGCGGCTCGATGACGAGCAGGTGGCGGCGGTGCTCGCCCTGGTGGAGACGGCCGCCGAGGCCGACGGTGTGGCCCCGCTCAACGAACATGTGATGCTCCAGGTGCGCCACGGCGCCGAGCCGGGTGCGAGAGCCGTACTGCTGTATGCGGACGGGAGCGTCGCGGGCTTCGCCCACCTGGACCCGGCGGACCCGGAGGAGGGACCGAGCGGCGAGCTCGTGGTGCATCCCGCCTTCCGCGGGCGCGGCCTGGGCCGGCGGCTGCTCGGCGAGGCGCTGGAGGCGAGCGGGGGCGGGCTGCGCCTGTGGGCGCACGGCGACCTGCCCGGCGCCGCCCGTCTCGCCGCGAGCGCGGGCCTGGCCCGGGTGCGCTCCCTGTGGCAGATGCGCCGCCCGCTGTCCGAACCCCTGCCCACCGCCGCCCTCCCCGAAGGCGTACGGCTGCGCACGTTCGAGCCGGGACGCGACGAGAAGGCGTGGCTGGCGCTCAACGCGCAGGCCTTCGCCACCCACCCCGAGCAGGGCTCCTGGACGGCCGCCGACCTCGAACTGCGGGAGCGGGAGCCGTGGTTCGACCCCGCGGGTTTCTTCCTCGCCGTACGGGGAGACGCGCTGGCGGGCTTCCACTGGACCAAGGTGCACGCGGGGACGCCCGGCGGCGACGAGCCGATCGGCGAGGTCTACGTGGTGGGGGTCGCGCCCGGCGAGCGCGGCACGGGCCTCGGCCGGGCGCTGACGCTCGCCGGGCTCGAACACCTGCGCGCGCTCGGCCTCTCGCAGGTCATGCTCTACGTGGACGAGGAGAACACCGCGGCGGTCCGGCTGTACGAGTCGCTCGGGTTCACGCGGTGGAGCACGGACGCCATGTACCGGCGCTGA